Proteins encoded by one window of Candidatus Thermoplasmatota archaeon:
- a CDS encoding DUF438 domain-containing protein, translating to MNGTSKDEEKKEVLKNIIRRLHKGEDPDVVKGEFKEFLKDVTPVEISKIEEEIIKEGMSTDEVHGLCDVHLAILRESGDKEELVAPPDHPIGILMGEHKILLEYANELGIVAKDLRGKGDFDSVADEIKHLDHIAHHLQDSESHYVREENVLFPYLEKHGIKEPPAMMWIEHDKIREIKKGLFTVLETREGVAFEEFVSRLSNVAASLADMLSGHFYKENNILFPAAMQVMGDAEWKDTRRQFDELGYCCFTPEPAKMAIEEVEEAPKVEVEGLIDLGMGHLSREQVEAVLNTLPFDITFVDDKDTVRYFSEPKEKIFTRTKAVIGREVQKCHPEKSVHVVNQIVEEFKSGERDVAEFWIEVKGRMIFIRYFPVHGKNGDYIGCLEVTQDITDIKKIEGSKRLL from the coding sequence ATGAATGGCACGTCCAAGGACGAAGAGAAGAAGGAAGTGTTGAAGAACATCATCAGGAGATTGCACAAGGGAGAGGATCCCGATGTCGTGAAGGGGGAGTTCAAGGAATTCCTGAAGGACGTGACGCCGGTCGAGATATCCAAGATCGAGGAGGAGATCATCAAGGAAGGCATGTCCACCGATGAGGTTCACGGGCTGTGCGACGTCCACCTCGCCATCCTCAGGGAGTCGGGCGATAAGGAAGAGCTCGTGGCCCCGCCAGATCACCCGATAGGCATCCTCATGGGAGAGCACAAGATCCTCCTTGAGTACGCCAATGAGCTGGGCATCGTCGCCAAGGACCTGAGGGGGAAGGGAGACTTCGACTCGGTCGCTGACGAGATCAAACACCTTGACCACATCGCGCATCATCTTCAGGATTCCGAGAGCCACTACGTGCGCGAGGAGAACGTTCTCTTCCCGTACCTGGAGAAGCACGGGATAAAGGAACCGCCCGCCATGATGTGGATCGAGCACGACAAGATCAGGGAGATCAAGAAGGGCCTATTCACGGTCCTCGAAACGCGAGAGGGCGTGGCCTTCGAGGAGTTCGTCAGCAGGCTCAGCAACGTCGCAGCATCGCTGGCAGACATGCTTTCTGGTCACTTCTACAAGGAGAACAACATACTCTTCCCGGCCGCGATGCAGGTCATGGGCGACGCCGAGTGGAAGGACACGAGGCGACAGTTCGACGAGCTCGGCTACTGCTGTTTCACTCCAGAGCCCGCCAAGATGGCGATCGAGGAGGTCGAGGAAGCACCCAAGGTCGAAGTGGAGGGGTTGATCGACCTCGGAATGGGCCATCTCTCAAGGGAGCAGGTCGAAGCGGTTCTCAACACGCTCCCCTTTGACATAACGTTCGTGGATGACAAGGACACGGTTCGCTACTTCAGCGAACCAAAGGAGAAGATCTTCACAAGAACGAAGGCGGTCATCGGTCGAGAAGTGCAGAAGTGTCATCCGGAGAAGAGCGTACATGTCGTAAACCAGATCGTGGAGGAATTCAAGAGCGGGGAGCGGGATGTCGCAGAGTTCTGGATTGAGGTCAAGGGCAGGATGATTTTCATACGCTACTTCCCTGTTCACGGCAAGAACGGGGACTACATCGGATGTCTGGAGGTAACCCAGGACATCACGGACATCAAGAAGATAGAAGGGTCGAAGAGGCTGCTCTGA
- a CDS encoding RNA repair domain-containing protein — MTPREILNELKWRDDRDLAKAKVWYEHRGAESGYVVISGAEITELERGYFTTIQARIPIYKIFRIEYEGEIIFERHPEENP; from the coding sequence ATGACTCCCAGGGAGATCCTGAACGAGCTGAAGTGGCGGGATGACAGGGACCTCGCCAAGGCCAAGGTCTGGTACGAGCACAGAGGCGCGGAGAGCGGATACGTGGTCATCAGCGGCGCGGAGATAACCGAGCTCGAGAGGGGGTACTTCACGACGATCCAAGCGCGGATTCCGATATACAAGATTTTCCGGATCGAGTACGAGGGAGAGATCATCTTCGAGAGGCACCCAGAGGAGAATCCGTGA